A single Mangifera indica cultivar Alphonso chromosome 20, CATAS_Mindica_2.1, whole genome shotgun sequence DNA region contains:
- the LOC123204382 gene encoding uncharacterized protein LOC123204382: protein MEKSNQLGSPIIDSACALSLLSEPPDVGNWFPSYAYETPVLDTSDCFGDSVCKTGGEFVIQESTKEKEKIHGEFMKSRGNDELGFVVEEKNSNVFTDKRKQQSSSKILDSSYELSQVSEPPEIGNWFSSYVYESFVLDTHDDAKNFISQEIGIEKEGSFVMGESQKEQEHIATFRESRSCHGVDVGNEKGSNGFGKSNDCFEVDEHHGNDKKSLNKLSHSLDSHSIFTEPPDLNNWFSDYVYESPVLSTSDEFEDSLFVERGPEKDELVAEDSNVENEDKLVTIKGVQSRDQQGVVKKGHSNGLVKHNSYEFVKQKNESLSKGIGTSGGKGALSKKFEKSNGIIPSNDVEESSFNDEGSVCKLVQEGSQDACSVSFNINKSSSTSKKKSPTKLSIRTVFIEGLEANTQIKDVNLVSTTSEPELSPVGGASLRKQTHGRNDKENGFVATRKSGYTRRENEDRLSRPQGILLECPRNTGTVSCLAGEKDDTKRKTLMETTNFQHSDALDITGKWRCPQKSKPNRGPPLKQLRLERWIHRV from the exons ATGGAAAAATCAAACCAGCTCGGCTCTCCG ATTATAGATTCTGCGTGTGCGCTATCACTTCTTTCTG AGCCACCTGATGTTGGAAACTGGTTTCCGAGCTATGCGTATGAAACTCCTGTATTGGACACAAGTGATTGTTTTGGAGATTCTGTTTGTAAAACTGGTGGAGAGTTTGTTATCCAAGAAAgcaccaaagaaaaagaaaagattcatGGTGAATTTATGAAATCTAGAGGAAACGATGAATTGGGTTTTgttgttgaagaaaaaaactCAAATGTGTTTACTGATAAGCGAAAGCAACAGTCTTCAAGCAAG ATTCTGGATTCTTCGTACGAACTTTCGCAAGTTTCTG AGCCTCCGGAGATTGGAAACTGGTTTTCAAGTTATGTATATGAATCATTTGTGTTGGATACACATGATGatgctaaaaattttattagtcaaGAAATTGGCATTGAGAAAGAAGGGTCGTTTGTTATGGGAGAAAGCCAAAAGGAACAAGAGCATATAGCTACATTTAGAGAAAGCAGAAGTTGTCATGGAGTGGATGTTGGCAATGAGAAGGGTTCAAACGGTTTTGGTAAGAGTAATGATTGTTTTGAAGTTGATGAACATCATGGCAATGACAAGAAGTCCTTGAATAAG CTATCACATTCTCTGGACTCGCATTCTATCTTTACAG AACCTCCGGATTTAAATAACTGGTTCTCAGACTATGTATATGAATCACCTGTATTGAGTACAAGTGATGAATTTGAAGATTCTCTTTTTGTGGAAAGAGGGCCAGAGAAAGATGAACTGGTTGCTGAAGATAGCAATGTAGAGAATGAAGATAAATTGGTGACCATTAAAGGAGTTCAAAGTAGAGATCAACAGGGAGTTGTCAAGAAGGGGCATTCAAATGGTTTGGTAAAACATAACAGTTATGAATTTGTTAAGCAAAAAAATGAGTCTCTAAGTAAG GGCATTGGTACGAGTGGAGGGAAGGGAGCCCTGtctaagaaatttgaaaaaagcaaTGGCATTATTCCATCTAATGATGTTGAAGAATCAAGCTTTAATGATGAAGGTTCCGTGTGTAAACTGGTGCAAGAAGGTTCCCAAGACGCCTGTTCTGTGTCATTCAATATCAACAAAAGCTCAAGCACAAGCAAAAAGAAATCCCCTACAAAGTTGTCTATTAGGACTGTTTTCATAGAGGGCTTGGAAGCTAATACCCAAATCAAAGATGTCAATCTTGTATCAACTACAAGTGAACCAGAGTTATCCCCAGTCGGTGGAGCTTCATTAAGAAAACAAACGCATGGAAGGAATGACAAAGAAAATGGTTTTGTTGCAACAAGGAAGAGCGGATATacaagaagagaaaatgaagatcGTTTGAGTAGGCCGCAGGGGATTTTATTAGAGTGTCCAAGGAATACGGGGACAGTTTCTTGTTTAGCTGGTGAGAAAGATGATACTAAAAGAAAGACCTTGATGGAAACTACCAATTTTCAACATTCTGATGCTTTGGATATCACTGGAAAATGGCGATGTCCGCAGAAGAGTAAGCCAAATCGTGGGCCTCCTTTGAAACAGCTTCGACTTGAGCGATGGATTCACAGAGTGTAA